The Apodemus sylvaticus chromosome 5, mApoSyl1.1, whole genome shotgun sequence genome has a segment encoding these proteins:
- the LOC127684286 gene encoding olfactory receptor 8K3-like, producing MKKHNLTVMSEFILLGISDRSDLQAPLFVLFFAIYMTSMVGNLGIIVLTTVDSHLQTPMYFFLRHLAITDLGYSTAVGPKMLENFVVDKNTISFNLCATQLAFFLVFIGSELFILSAMSYDRYVAICKPLLYTVLMSPKVCWVLMAMPYLYCTFVSLLITVNIFTSSFCGYNVIHHFYCDCIPLLSLLCSHAEEIAFIVMIFAAFDLIVSLLIVLVSYMFILTAVLRMNSAEGRYKAFSTCGSHLTVVTVFYGTLIFMYAQPRSSHSTDTDKVSSIFYTLVIPMLNPLIYSLRNKDVKFALHRTWRNICKIFP from the coding sequence ATGAAGAAACACAATCTCACAGTAATGTCTGAATTCATCCTATTGGGCATCAGTGACCGCTCTGATTTGCAGGCTCCTTTATTTGTGCTATTCTTTGCCATATATATGACCTCAATGGTAGGTAATTTGGGAATCATTGTTCTCACCACAGTAGACTCACACCTGCAAacacccatgtacttttttctcAGACATTTAGCTATTACAGATCTTGGATATTCTACAGCTGTGGGACCCAAAATGTTGGAAAATTTTGTTGTAGATAAAAACACAATATCATTTAATCTTTGTGCCACACAACTAGCTTTCTTTCTTGTATTCATTGGTAGTGAGCTATTCATTCTCTCTGCAATGTCCTATGACCGATATGTGGCCATCTGTAAGCCTCTGCTCTACACTGTCCTTATGTCCCCAAAAGTATGTTGGGTTCTTATGGCAATGCCTTATCTGTACTGCACATTTGTTTCCCTTCTCATTACAGTGAATATTTTCACTTCATCCTTCTGTGGCTACAATGTCATTCATCATTTCTACTGTGACTGTATCCCCTTGCTGTCTCTACTCTGTTCACATGCAGAGGAAATTGCATTCATTGTTATGATCTTTGCTGCTTTTGATTTGATTGTGTCTCTACTTATTGTTCTAGTGTCCTACATGTTTATCCTCACAGCAGTTCTCAGGATGAACTCTGCAGAAGGCAGGTACAAGGCTTTCTCAACATGTGGATCCCACCTGACAGTGGTGACAGTGTTCTATGGTActttaatatttatgtatgcGCAGCCTCGGTCCAGTCATTCCACTGACACTGATAAGGTGTCCTCAATTTTTTACACCCTGGTTATACCCATGCTGAATCCTTTGATCTATAGTTTGAGGAACAAGGATGTAAAATTTGCCCTACACAGGACTTGGAGAAATATTTGTAAAATCTTCCCTTAG